One stretch of Streptomyces sp. MMBL 11-1 DNA includes these proteins:
- a CDS encoding condensation protein — MATTRHPRARGGTPWPGAPGRVPFPVVDEVARHCAQDAEPNTVHIEIHLPGRVDEGRLRSAFAEALARHPRALMRERPRSPFARRYEWELTGGPDTDPVSFPPSAPGALARARARALDEAPPLTASPPLRLAVVQEPGTEGCALLFTVHHTALDGPACMRLAATAAEVYGAHRVPPASAPARPASGPLAGESPAAPLARPVRVAAGSPGPAPVPGNAMLLAELPVPRRESGAPYTVNDQLMVATALTVADWNRTQGAPGADRRPLRITMPVDDRTRGPEMPIGNGTRLVEVGFAASELAPGADIPALLRVTAGRTRALKARPRPPLGRSASLLTAPLLPVTARAALTRGLRVLAGPWTSTTLLSNIGRVPYPLDFGEAGRATAVWFSAPARMPRGLTFTTASTGGRLHLTLRWSRTLLGDEDGVRLREMFTRHLASTSSETV, encoded by the coding sequence ATGGCGACCACACGGCACCCCCGGGCGCGGGGCGGTACGCCCTGGCCCGGGGCCCCGGGCCGGGTGCCGTTCCCGGTGGTCGACGAGGTGGCCCGGCACTGTGCCCAGGACGCCGAGCCGAACACGGTGCACATCGAGATCCATCTGCCCGGCCGGGTGGACGAGGGGCGGCTGCGCTCCGCGTTCGCCGAGGCGCTCGCCCGGCACCCCCGGGCGCTGATGCGGGAGCGCCCGCGCTCCCCGTTCGCCCGGCGCTACGAGTGGGAGCTGACCGGGGGCCCCGACACGGATCCGGTCTCCTTCCCGCCGTCCGCGCCCGGGGCGCTCGCCCGGGCCCGGGCGCGGGCGCTGGACGAGGCCCCGCCGCTTACGGCCTCGCCGCCGCTGCGGCTCGCCGTGGTCCAGGAGCCGGGGACCGAGGGGTGCGCGCTGCTCTTCACCGTGCACCACACCGCCCTCGACGGCCCGGCCTGCATGCGGCTGGCGGCGACGGCCGCCGAGGTCTACGGCGCGCACCGCGTACCGCCGGCCTCCGCACCGGCGCGGCCGGCGTCCGGGCCGCTCGCCGGGGAGTCCCCGGCGGCGCCGCTGGCCCGGCCCGTCCGGGTCGCGGCGGGCTCACCGGGGCCCGCGCCCGTACCGGGCAACGCCATGCTGCTGGCCGAACTGCCGGTCCCCCGGCGGGAGTCCGGCGCTCCGTACACGGTGAACGACCAGCTGATGGTGGCCACCGCGCTCACGGTGGCCGACTGGAACCGGACGCAGGGCGCGCCGGGGGCCGACCGCCGGCCGTTGCGGATCACCATGCCGGTCGACGACCGCACCCGGGGGCCCGAGATGCCGATCGGGAACGGCACCCGGCTGGTGGAGGTCGGCTTCGCCGCGTCCGAACTGGCGCCCGGGGCGGACATCCCCGCGCTGCTCCGGGTGACCGCTGGACGTACCCGGGCGCTCAAGGCGCGCCCCCGCCCCCCGCTGGGCCGCTCCGCTTCCCTGCTGACCGCGCCGCTGCTGCCGGTGACCGCCCGCGCCGCCCTCACCCGGGGGCTGCGGGTGCTGGCGGGGCCGTGGACCTCGACGACGCTGCTGAGCAACATCGGCCGGGTGCCGTACCCGCTGGACTTCGGGGAGGCTGGCCGGGCCACCGCCGTGTGGTTCTCCGCGCCCGCCCGGATGCCCCGGGGGCTGACGTTCACCACGGCGTCCACGGGCGGCCGGCTGCATCTGACGCTGCGCTGGTCGCGCACCCTGCTGGGGGACGAGGACGGCGTACGCCTGCGCGAGATGTTCACCCGACACCTGGCATCGACGTCCTCGGAGACCGTATGA
- a CDS encoding alpha-(1->3)-arabinofuranosyltransferase domain-containing protein produces the protein MTSAVHPPRSTAPDGAGPAPSGPADGPPTPRSRRWLLGFWAAVFAAFLAVSPGRMTFDTKLGVVVDPWRFLGDLGELWHSRAGFGGIADQYVGYAVPMLPYYGAADLLHVPVWLAERLWLSLIVATAFWGALRLAERLAVGSPATRLPAAVAYALWPTYTIVVGSTSAAALPGALLPWVLLPLTNPRLAPRTAAARSALLIPLMGGVNAASTLASLLPVGLYLLSRPGGPRKRALLGWWIPGVILATAWWVVPLLLLGIFGENFMPYVESSYTTTTTMSATEVLRGGGNWVGYLNFGEAWLPAGWTVATATVTILGSALAAALGLAGLARRDLPERRWLVLTVLCVALITLAGYGGALGGLFHGTVQDWLDGWLVPFRNIYKFQTGLALALALGLAHLTAVVSVAAAARGGGNPVRARRLVPVVAAALVLPGLAWPYVNGSILQTGSFQQLPTYWETTGSWLKKNSANDRALVVPATAHGIYTWGSPIDQPLDVLANSPWAQRDYVPFGTPGNRRAMDAVEQALTTGGEVPGLSEYLNRAGLHYVVVRNDLDPDQLGYVPTTTVKRTLEASGYRRVTGFGPVMTGGRIAADTPVQVEGLYPRQRAVEIYEPPAGTERPGRATTSPVASTAVVSGGPESLLPLSASGALNGRPAVLAGDAHPGLGRPSLYAAGDGLRRADTRFGLVNSNTSYTYTSDERNAVDAAQDPDRRPRQILPTSGAEHQTTAVLRGAKKVSASSVGNWLFHLPQYDPVNAFDGNPDTGWAEGSPGSPENEWVRIDFTAPTELPASLQVTPLPSANVRAAPTVVRVETERGFKDSPLKPDGSTQTVAAPTGQAAWLKVTILESQQGRPGLTGAGFTDIAVPGVQVTRMLELPSDAPREGADSTVYSLRRGSDPGGLSSVAAEVGLHRQFTAQEAGPYRVSASAVPVPGEELDKLLFELTGERDKIEVSADSTARLGTNLSPRNLTDGDLTTAWIAGERPTLRLSWPEKKEVGEIVFAAAGGLSTRPEQVQISSPDGTAVASVDENGMARFSPIRTDRMDITISRQAPLTVHNPVADDQLQLPVGLSEVYIPALEEYRSPQPKPGKKFSLACGKGPVLSVGGTFLETRAEGLVRDLTQRRPIEVTPCTEGGTVELAASSTTVEAGDAGPLAITDVTLSRGNSKAASSTPRSVDVERGDGDRRTIAVGAGEASYLQIHENHNKGWKATLDGEELTPLRIDGWQQAWLVPEGEGGKVTLEYEPARIYQVGLIGAGVLLLVLVGLAFGRRRGAEPYAAGEQPVVSGPGPVLGTVALTLVGVVIAGPLALAVPVLAVLAHFRPKLLAPLAFAAMAAAGVVAAVGTGDATAEGEGAFGATAQFLALVGLFAALVTVGRGPLGRRAAGGRSTVAPAGGEASTVPAQVTGSGRTLSTDPKHPRGTPPPAPGIGYGAGSGEGAGDGQGGDGPARQSGGQQPPPSRPGEGT, from the coding sequence ATGACCAGCGCTGTCCACCCACCCCGGTCCACGGCCCCGGACGGCGCGGGTCCCGCGCCCTCCGGCCCCGCCGACGGGCCGCCCACGCCTCGTTCACGGCGCTGGCTGCTGGGCTTCTGGGCCGCCGTGTTCGCGGCGTTCCTCGCGGTGTCGCCCGGCCGGATGACGTTCGACACCAAGCTCGGCGTCGTCGTGGACCCCTGGCGCTTCCTGGGCGATCTGGGCGAGCTGTGGCACAGCCGGGCCGGGTTCGGCGGGATCGCCGACCAGTACGTCGGCTACGCCGTCCCGATGCTGCCGTACTACGGGGCCGCCGACCTGCTGCACGTGCCGGTCTGGCTCGCGGAGCGGCTGTGGCTGTCGCTGATCGTGGCGACCGCCTTCTGGGGTGCGCTGCGGCTGGCGGAGCGGCTGGCCGTGGGCTCCCCGGCCACCCGGCTGCCGGCGGCGGTCGCGTACGCGCTGTGGCCGACGTACACCATCGTCGTGGGCTCGACCTCGGCGGCGGCCCTGCCGGGCGCCCTGCTGCCGTGGGTGCTGCTGCCGCTGACGAACCCGCGCCTCGCGCCGAGGACCGCCGCGGCCCGGTCCGCGCTGCTGATCCCGCTGATGGGCGGCGTCAACGCCGCCTCCACGCTCGCCTCATTGCTGCCGGTGGGCCTGTATCTGCTGTCCCGTCCCGGCGGGCCACGCAAGCGCGCCCTGCTGGGGTGGTGGATCCCGGGCGTGATCCTGGCGACCGCCTGGTGGGTCGTTCCGCTGCTGCTGCTGGGCATCTTCGGCGAGAACTTCATGCCGTACGTGGAGTCCTCGTACACCACCACCACGACCATGTCGGCGACCGAGGTGTTGCGCGGCGGCGGGAACTGGGTCGGCTATCTGAACTTCGGCGAGGCCTGGCTGCCGGCCGGCTGGACCGTCGCCACCGCGACCGTCACCATCCTGGGCTCGGCGCTCGCCGCCGCCCTGGGCCTGGCGGGGCTGGCGCGCCGTGATCTGCCCGAGCGCCGCTGGCTGGTGCTGACCGTGCTGTGCGTCGCGCTCATCACGCTCGCCGGGTACGGCGGTGCGCTGGGCGGGCTGTTCCACGGGACCGTGCAGGACTGGCTGGACGGCTGGCTGGTGCCGTTCCGCAACATCTACAAGTTCCAGACGGGTCTTGCGCTGGCCCTGGCCCTGGGACTCGCGCACCTCACCGCGGTGGTCTCCGTCGCAGCGGCGGCGCGTGGCGGCGGCAACCCGGTGCGCGCCCGGCGGCTCGTGCCGGTGGTCGCCGCGGCGCTCGTGCTGCCGGGGCTCGCCTGGCCGTACGTCAACGGCTCGATCCTGCAGACGGGTTCGTTCCAGCAGCTGCCCACGTACTGGGAGACGACCGGGAGCTGGCTGAAGAAGAACTCGGCCAACGACCGCGCCCTGGTCGTCCCCGCGACCGCGCACGGCATCTACACCTGGGGCTCCCCCATCGACCAGCCGCTGGACGTGCTGGCGAACTCGCCCTGGGCGCAACGGGATTACGTGCCGTTCGGCACGCCGGGCAACCGGCGGGCGATGGACGCCGTCGAACAGGCGCTGACCACCGGCGGCGAGGTCCCCGGACTGAGCGAGTACCTCAACCGGGCGGGGCTGCACTATGTGGTGGTCCGCAACGACCTGGATCCCGACCAGTTGGGGTACGTCCCCACGACCACGGTGAAGCGCACCCTGGAGGCGTCCGGATACCGGCGCGTCACCGGCTTCGGTCCCGTGATGACCGGCGGCCGGATCGCGGCGGACACCCCCGTGCAGGTCGAGGGACTCTATCCGCGGCAGCGGGCCGTGGAGATCTACGAGCCGCCGGCCGGGACGGAGCGTCCGGGGCGGGCGACCACGTCCCCGGTGGCCTCGACGGCCGTCGTGAGCGGCGGCCCCGAGTCCCTGCTGCCGCTGTCGGCGAGCGGCGCGCTGAACGGCCGGCCGGCCGTGCTGGCCGGCGACGCGCACCCGGGCCTGGGGCGGCCGTCGCTGTACGCGGCGGGCGACGGGCTGCGACGCGCCGACACCCGGTTCGGGCTGGTCAACTCCAACACCTCGTACACGTACACCTCCGATGAGCGCAACGCGGTGGACGCCGCGCAGGATCCGGACCGCAGACCCCGGCAGATCCTGCCGACGTCCGGCGCGGAGCACCAGACCACCGCCGTACTGCGGGGCGCGAAGAAGGTCAGCGCCTCGTCGGTGGGGAACTGGCTGTTCCATCTGCCGCAGTACGACCCGGTCAACGCCTTCGACGGCAACCCGGACACCGGCTGGGCGGAAGGGTCCCCCGGCTCGCCGGAGAACGAGTGGGTGCGGATCGACTTCACCGCCCCGACGGAGCTTCCGGCCTCGCTCCAGGTGACGCCGCTGCCCAGCGCGAACGTACGGGCCGCGCCGACCGTCGTGCGCGTCGAAACCGAGCGGGGCTTCAAGGACAGCCCGCTGAAGCCGGACGGATCGACGCAGACCGTGGCCGCGCCCACCGGGCAGGCGGCCTGGCTGAAGGTGACGATCCTGGAGTCCCAGCAGGGGCGCCCCGGGCTCACCGGCGCCGGGTTCACCGACATCGCGGTCCCCGGGGTGCAGGTGACCCGGATGCTGGAGCTGCCCTCGGACGCGCCGCGCGAGGGCGCGGACTCCACGGTCTACTCGCTGCGGCGGGGCAGCGACCCGGGCGGTCTGTCGTCGGTGGCGGCCGAGGTCGGCCTGCACCGGCAGTTCACCGCCCAGGAGGCGGGCCCGTACCGGGTGTCCGCGAGCGCGGTGCCGGTGCCCGGCGAGGAGCTGGACAAGCTGCTGTTCGAGCTGACGGGCGAGCGGGACAAGATCGAGGTGAGCGCCGACTCCACCGCACGGCTGGGCACCAACCTCAGCCCGCGCAATCTGACCGACGGTGATCTGACCACGGCGTGGATCGCGGGCGAACGCCCCACGCTGCGTCTGTCCTGGCCGGAGAAGAAGGAGGTCGGGGAGATCGTCTTCGCGGCGGCCGGCGGTCTGTCCACCCGCCCCGAGCAGGTGCAGATCAGCTCCCCCGACGGCACGGCGGTGGCCTCCGTGGACGAGAACGGCATGGCCCGCTTCTCGCCCATCAGGACCGACCGGATGGACATCACCATCTCGCGTCAGGCGCCGCTGACCGTCCACAACCCGGTCGCCGACGACCAGTTGCAGTTGCCGGTGGGGCTGAGCGAGGTCTACATCCCCGCCCTGGAGGAGTACCGCTCGCCGCAGCCGAAGCCGGGCAAGAAGTTCAGCCTGGCCTGCGGCAAGGGACCGGTCCTGTCCGTCGGCGGTACGTTCCTGGAGACCCGCGCCGAGGGCCTGGTGCGGGACCTGACACAGCGCCGCCCCATCGAGGTCACGCCGTGCACCGAGGGCGGCACGGTGGAACTGGCCGCCTCGTCCACCACCGTCGAGGCGGGTGACGCGGGACCGCTCGCCATCACGGACGTCACGCTGAGCAGGGGGAACTCGAAGGCCGCGTCGAGCACGCCGCGTTCCGTGGACGTCGAGCGGGGCGACGGCGACCGGCGCACGATCGCCGTCGGCGCGGGCGAGGCCTCCTACCTGCAGATCCACGAGAACCACAACAAGGGCTGGAAGGCCACCCTGGACGGCGAGGAGCTGACGCCGCTGCGGATCGACGGCTGGCAGCAGGCCTGGCTGGTCCCGGAGGGCGAGGGCGGCAAGGTCACCCTGGAGTACGAGCCGGCCCGGATCTACCAGGTGGGTCTGATCGGCGCGGGGGTCCTGCTCCTGGTGCTCGTGGGGCTCGCCTTCGGGCGTCGGCGGGGAGCCGAGCCGTACGCGGCCGGGGAGCAGCCCGTCGTGTCCGGCCCGGGTCCGGTCCTGGGCACGGTGGCGCTCACCCTGGTGGGGGTGGTGATCGCGGGGCCGCTCGCCCTGGCGGTGCCGGTCCTCGCCGTACTCGCCCACTTCCGGCCGAAGCTGCTCGCGCCGCTCGCGTTCGCGGCGATGGCCGCCGCGGGTGTCGTCGCCGCGGTGGGCACCGGGGACGCCACGGCCGAGGGCGAGGGCGCGTTCGGTGCGACGGCCCAGTTCCTGGCCCTGGTCGGGCTGTTCGCCGCCCTGGTCACGGTCGGACGCGGGCCGCTCGGCAGGCGCGCCGCCGGGGGACGGAGCACGGTGGCCCCCGCGGGCGGCGAGGCGTCCACGGTGCCGGCGCAGGTCACCGGTTCGGGCCGGACGCTGTCCACCGACCCGAAGCATCCACGGGGAACTCCGCCTCCCGCGCCCGGTATCGGATACGGAGCCGGCTCGGGCGAAGGGGCCGGCGACGGCCAAGGCGGTGACGGCCCGGCGCGGCAGTCCGGCGGTCAGCAGCCACCTCCTTCCCGTCCCGGGGAAGGCACCTGA
- a CDS encoding serine/threonine-protein kinase, giving the protein MSSAPSTDPFQPLKADDPAVVGGYRLAAVLGAGGMGKVYLSYTPGGRPLAIKVIRAEFSEDPEFRRRFRQEVRAAQRVQGLYTAPVIDDDTEGAQPWLATAYVPGPSLAHAVTRHGRLPLQSVLLLTIGVAEALGVIHGAGIVHRDLKPANVLLAADGPRVIDFGIARAADATALTGTGVSVGTPAFMSPEQAAVGTVTPATDVFALGQIVAYAAIGAPAFGDGPSHAVLYRIVHEDPDLSRLPDELRPLVTRCLSRDAADRPALTDIIRMCHEISPEPLRQGEDWLPQAVAGSITERHRLPAPAPTPPPLPTTGPTPTQHSSQPPGPGPAHPYTPTGYAVAAAPTQTGPAAPGAPGAPGAPGTVPTGHWQQNTRPQGYATPPPHHPSGFAQPGHQQPGWVSPGFQPAAPRPKRTGLIVAASVFGALVVLGVIGALLPEDPDTSGKGDRSEASSNGGASGGGSGGEGREKPVDPEPVAYKGIDVTANYALQLADNPPRPLEDEDSGVMYGKKDFYFYRDSLFGDEQVGSANGKLVVLKNSQKGSLKVCREETRFTEKIGLDQLTSGSQICVLSKAGHIAVVTYRGKSGANDPSRYITIDLTVWRNAEEARRS; this is encoded by the coding sequence ATGAGCAGCGCGCCTTCGACCGACCCGTTCCAGCCGCTCAAGGCCGATGATCCGGCTGTCGTGGGCGGCTATCGGCTGGCCGCCGTGCTGGGCGCGGGCGGTATGGGCAAGGTGTACCTCTCCTACACGCCGGGCGGCCGTCCTCTCGCGATCAAGGTGATCCGGGCGGAGTTCAGCGAGGATCCGGAGTTCCGGCGGCGTTTCCGGCAGGAGGTGCGGGCCGCGCAGCGGGTGCAGGGCCTGTACACCGCGCCGGTCATCGATGATGACACCGAGGGGGCGCAGCCGTGGCTGGCGACGGCCTATGTGCCGGGCCCCTCGCTCGCGCACGCGGTGACCCGGCACGGCCGACTCCCTTTGCAAAGTGTCCTGTTGCTGACCATCGGGGTGGCCGAGGCGCTCGGTGTCATCCACGGTGCGGGCATCGTCCACCGTGACCTGAAGCCCGCGAACGTCCTGCTCGCCGCCGACGGGCCCCGGGTGATCGACTTCGGTATCGCCCGGGCCGCCGACGCGACCGCCCTCACCGGCACCGGCGTCAGCGTCGGCACCCCGGCGTTCATGTCACCGGAGCAGGCGGCCGTCGGCACCGTCACCCCGGCCACCGACGTCTTCGCCCTCGGCCAGATCGTCGCCTACGCCGCGATCGGCGCACCCGCGTTCGGCGACGGCCCCTCGCACGCGGTCCTCTACCGGATCGTCCACGAGGACCCCGACCTCAGCCGGCTGCCCGACGAGCTGCGCCCCCTGGTCACCCGCTGCCTCAGCCGCGACGCCGCTGACCGCCCCGCCCTGACCGACATCATCCGGATGTGCCACGAGATCTCCCCCGAACCACTGCGCCAGGGCGAGGACTGGCTCCCGCAGGCAGTCGCCGGCTCCATCACCGAACGGCACCGGCTCCCCGCCCCCGCACCCACCCCGCCACCACTGCCCACCACCGGGCCCACGCCCACGCAGCACTCCTCGCAGCCCCCGGGACCGGGCCCCGCCCACCCGTACACCCCGACCGGTTACGCCGTGGCCGCCGCACCCACCCAGACCGGGCCGGCCGCACCCGGAGCGCCGGGGGCTCCCGGGGCGCCGGGAACCGTGCCGACCGGTCACTGGCAGCAGAACACCCGCCCCCAGGGCTACGCCACTCCGCCGCCCCACCACCCGTCCGGATTCGCTCAGCCCGGCCACCAGCAGCCCGGCTGGGTCTCGCCCGGTTTCCAGCCCGCCGCGCCGCGCCCCAAGCGGACAGGTCTGATCGTCGCCGCTTCGGTCTTCGGCGCGCTGGTCGTCCTCGGTGTCATCGGAGCGCTGCTGCCGGAGGACCCCGACACCTCCGGCAAGGGCGACCGGTCCGAGGCGTCCTCCAACGGCGGTGCGAGCGGGGGCGGTTCCGGGGGCGAGGGCCGGGAGAAGCCGGTCGATCCCGAGCCTGTCGCGTACAAGGGCATCGACGTCACGGCGAACTACGCGCTGCAGCTCGCCGACAACCCGCCCCGGCCGCTGGAGGACGAGGACAGCGGCGTCATGTACGGCAAGAAGGACTTCTACTTCTACCGGGACTCCCTCTTCGGCGACGAGCAGGTGGGCAGCGCGAACGGGAAGCTGGTCGTGCTGAAGAACTCGCAGAAGGGCTCGTTGAAGGTCTGCCGCGAGGAGACCCGCTTCACCGAGAAGATCGGACTCGACCAGCTCACGTCCGGATCGCAGATCTGTGTGCTCAGCAAGGCCGGGCACATCGCCGTGGTGACCTATCGCGGCAAGTCGGGTGCCAACGATCCCAGCCGCTACATCACCATCGACCTGACGGTCTGGCGCAACGCCGAGGAGGCCCGGCGGAGCTGA
- a CDS encoding Trm112 family protein, producing MNPDDPLLALLACPLDKGPLSLVADEETAEAALYNPRLRLSYPIVDGIPQLLPSSGRKVGADDHERLLTRLKASAT from the coding sequence ATGAACCCCGACGACCCGCTGCTCGCCCTGCTGGCCTGCCCGCTCGACAAGGGCCCACTGTCCCTGGTGGCCGACGAGGAGACGGCGGAGGCGGCGCTCTACAATCCCCGGCTGCGCCTGAGTTACCCGATCGTGGACGGCATCCCGCAGCTGCTGCCCTCATCGGGCCGGAAGGTCGGGGCGGACGACCACGAGCGCCTGCTCACGCGGCTCAAGGCCTCGGCCACATGA
- a CDS encoding FkbM family methyltransferase codes for MTTFAAAVASRLPGGLVGSAAVALYPRFEPELRRLADFCPPDGVAVDIGGWYGPWSRRLAARCGEVVTIEPVPHLAEHLRRTLPSNARVVQGAATDRTGTARLWFPEGDRGDRGVSSLARRDIHAHCLEVPSITVDSLGLSGVGFVKMDVDGGERAALRGAAELLRRDRPALLIELESRLGPIAPAVDLLTGQGYAGWLLADRRWIPLDGFDLVAHQARTEHLVHQGLLRRAFVPHRERYINSVLFLPDGRTPGTT; via the coding sequence ATGACCACGTTCGCCGCGGCGGTGGCGTCCCGGCTGCCCGGGGGCCTCGTCGGATCGGCCGCCGTCGCCCTGTACCCGCGCTTCGAGCCCGAGCTCCGGCGGCTCGCCGACTTCTGCCCGCCGGACGGTGTCGCCGTCGACATCGGGGGCTGGTACGGCCCCTGGTCGCGGCGGCTCGCCGCCCGCTGCGGCGAGGTGGTCACCATCGAGCCCGTGCCGCATCTGGCCGAACACCTGCGCCGGACGCTGCCGTCGAACGCCCGGGTGGTCCAGGGCGCGGCGACCGACCGGACGGGTACGGCGCGGCTGTGGTTCCCGGAGGGAGACCGGGGCGACCGGGGGGTGTCGTCGCTGGCCCGCCGCGACATCCACGCGCACTGCCTGGAGGTGCCGTCGATCACCGTCGACAGCCTCGGGCTGAGCGGGGTCGGCTTCGTGAAGATGGACGTCGACGGCGGCGAGCGGGCGGCGCTGCGCGGTGCGGCGGAGCTGCTGCGCAGGGACCGCCCGGCCCTGCTCATCGAGCTGGAGAGCCGGCTCGGCCCGATCGCCCCGGCGGTTGACCTGCTGACCGGCCAGGGTTACGCGGGCTGGCTCCTGGCGGACCGGCGCTGGATCCCGCTCGACGGGTTCGACCTGGTGGCCCACCAGGCACGGACGGAGCACCTGGTGCACCAGGGACTGCTCCGCCGGGCCTTCGTCCCGCACCGCGAGCGGTACATCAACTCGGTGCTCTTCCTGCCGGACGGTCGGACCCCGGGCACCACCTGA
- a CDS encoding class I SAM-dependent methyltransferase: protein MTGTTSPPSGLRDFYENPAVPVASGDGRTLRQARLLADALGEPGQVILDIGCGDGTAAATAAPVLAGHRLVGVDWSQDALRRARPRMGLVVRGELEHGGLPLADGCADAVLFSEILEHLVDPDQALDELRRVLRPGGHLMLSTPNLAAWYNRALLLAGVQPVFSEVSLRGIHGRPGSEVVGHLRLYTARALRSFLAASGFDDVRITGAPFHGVPRALRLLDRAACAVPGAASILLAHARRR from the coding sequence ATGACCGGCACCACCTCTCCCCCGTCCGGGCTGCGGGACTTCTACGAGAACCCGGCCGTCCCGGTCGCGTCGGGCGACGGGCGCACCCTTCGGCAGGCCCGACTGCTGGCCGACGCCCTGGGCGAGCCGGGCCAGGTGATCCTCGACATCGGGTGCGGCGACGGCACGGCGGCGGCCACGGCGGCCCCGGTTCTCGCCGGTCACCGGCTGGTCGGCGTCGACTGGTCGCAGGACGCGCTGCGCAGGGCCCGGCCCCGGATGGGGCTCGTGGTGCGCGGCGAGCTGGAGCACGGTGGGCTGCCGCTGGCCGACGGATGCGCGGACGCGGTGCTGTTCAGCGAGATCCTGGAACATCTGGTCGACCCGGACCAGGCGCTGGACGAACTGCGGCGGGTCCTGCGGCCCGGCGGCCATCTGATGCTGTCCACCCCGAACCTGGCGGCCTGGTACAACCGGGCGCTGTTGCTCGCCGGGGTGCAGCCGGTGTTCTCGGAGGTCAGTCTGCGCGGGATCCACGGCCGCCCCGGCTCGGAGGTGGTCGGGCATCTGCGGCTGTACACGGCCCGTGCGCTGCGCTCGTTCCTGGCGGCGTCCGGCTTCGACGACGTGAGGATCACGGGCGCCCCCTTCCACGGGGTTCCGCGTGCGCTGCGGCTGCTGGACCGGGCGGCGTGCGCGGTGCCCGGGGCGGCCTCCATCCTGCTGGCCCACGCGCGGCGGAGGTAG